DNA sequence from the Desulfuromonas thiophila genome:
TTCGGTTGATTTCAATTTTTTCGTCTTCTGGGCTGAATTTGTGTACGAATGTTTCACGTGAAACATGAAGAATCGAGGCAAGAGTGTCGACATACGGTAAGATTTACGATGTGGTAATCGTTGGTGCAGGCCATGCAGGCTGTGAGGCGGCGTTCGCCAGCGCCCGTATGGGTTGCTCAACCTTGCTTTTAAATCTGAGTCTTGATGCCGTGGCGCAGATGTCATGTAACCCTGCGATAGGTGGGTTGGCCAAGAGTCAGCTGGTGCGAGAAATTGATGCCCTGGGTGGAGAGATGGCCCTGAATATTGATCAAACCGGTATTCAGTTTCGGGTGTTGAATACGCGTAAGGGGCCAGCCGTGCAGGCTTTGCGGGCTCAGGCTGATCGACGGTTGTATTCCTTGCGCATGAAACAACGGTTGGAAACTTGTGCCGGTTTGGATCTTAAGCAGGGTTCGGTGTGTCGGTTGCTGTTGGATAAAGACAGAATCTGTGGGGTGGTAACGCGCGAAGGGTTGGTGTTTCGGTGCCGTGCCGTGGTTTTGACTACAGGAACCTTCATGCGAGGGTTGATTCATGTGGGGTTGGATCATTATGCCGGAGGACGCGCGGGTGAGCCTCCATCTGAGGGATTGTCTGATCAGCTGCGATCACTTGGCTTTGATGTTGGACGTCTGAAGACGGGGACGCCACCGCGGCTAAATCGTCGTAGTATTGATTTCAGCCAGACTGAGGAGCAGCCGGGAGACTGTCCAGCCCCTGTGTTCTCTAGTATGTCGTCCGCTGTGGTGCAACATCAGGTGTCTTGTTTTATTACGGGGACCAACGAGCGCACGCATGAAGAAATTCGTAAAGGATTAGATCGCTCTCCGCTTTACAGTGGTGTGATAGAGGGGGTCGGCCCGCGCTACTGTCCATCAATAGAGGATAAGGTTGTTCGCTTTCCGGAAAAAACATGTCACCAGGTTTTTTTGGAGCCAGAGGGTTTAAAGACCGCCGAGATTTATCCAAATGGGGTGCCGACATCTCTGCCAGCAGACGTACAGCTGGCATTTTTGCGGACCATACCAGGGTTGCAGCAGGTAGAGATAATGCGGCCCGGATATGCTATCGAATATGATTATGTCAACCCGGTCCAGCTTAAACCCTCTCTAGAAACCAAGGGAGTTGCTGGACTCTTCAATGCAGGGCAGATTAATGGTACGTCGGGCTATGAAGAGGCGGGTGCCCAGGGCTTGATGGCTGGTCTCAATGCGGTGCGTTATGTGCGTGAACAAGAGCCTATAGTGCTGCGGCGTGATCAGGGGTATATCGGGGTTTTGCTGGACGATCTCGTGACTCTTGGGGCGACAGAACCCTACCGTATGTTTACGTCACGGGCGGAATACCGTTTGCTGCTGAGAGAAGATAATGCCGATCAGCGGCTGACTCCGCTGGGTCGTTCATTGGGTTTGGTAGATGATTCGCGTTGGTTCCGCTTTGAGAAAAAAATGCAGGAGCTATCACGCGCTGAAGAGTTGCTGGAAAAATGTCGGCTTCAGCCGCAGGAGGAAACCATCTGGCGAAGTGTTGGGCTGGATGAACTGAAGAATGGCATGAATCTGAAAACGGCGTTAAGGCGGCCTGAGATCGATATTAATCGACTGACCGGTTGCTTTGAAGAGCTGTCCTCTGTTGATCGGCAGATACTCAGGCAGCTGGAAACAGAAATAAAATACGCCGGATATATTGAACGGCAAAAAAAACAGGTTGAAGCCAGCCGAAAGCTGGAAGCGGTGAGGATTCCCGAGGATTTCGATTATCGATCAATTAATGGTCTCTCTCGCGAGGTGGTTGAAAAACTGCAGCGGGTTCAGCCACGCAATCTGCGTCAGGCGGGAATGATCTCCGGGGTAACACCCGCAGCCGTGGCCATCTTGGCAGTTATGCTGCGCCGACGCTCGCGGGAACGGCAGACGGCTGATGTCTGAGAAGTTATTCTTTCCGCTTGAGTTGTCTGAGCAGTTGCAGCTTAAAGGGCAAAATTCTCGCATCGTTGCCTTGGCCTGCGAGCGTTACATGCAGGAGCTGCTTAACTGGAATCAAAAAATAAACCTGACCGCGATCACAGACTGGGCTGAATGCTGGGAAAAGCACATCATCGATTCGCTGCAGTTGCTGGAGTTTCTGAAGGGAACAGAACGTTTGCTGGATCTTGGTTCGGGTGCGGGTCTGCCTGGTCTGGTGCTAGCCCTCGCCGTACCGCAACTGCAGGTAACTTCTCTGGATAAGGTCGAGAAAAAAATACGCTTCCAACGGCATTGTCAGCGACTGCTCCAACTGAATAATGTTCAGGTTGTTGCAGGGCGGATAGAGCAGCAGGTCTCCATATTGGAAAACAGCTTTGATGTGGTAGTCTGCCGAGCTTTGAACCGACTGGCCGATTTTGCCCGACTGGCGCAGCCTTTTTTGGTCGCTGATGGACGGTTGATAGCGATGAAAAGCACGCAGGTGCAAGCCGAGATTGAGCAATGGCGTCAGGAGGGTGGTGAAGAGACCCTGACGCTGGTGGATGTGCATGAATACCGTTTACCGTATTCAGGGGCCTATCGCGCCCTGGTGACACTAGCCCGGCGAACCTGACGGGTAGTCAACGACAACAAAAGAGCTGTGGTGGTGGCCAAGGGGGGCTTTTGGCTGAAAAGCCCAGAAGGAGAAATATATGGCAGCAACCATACTTGCCATTGCCAATCAGAAGGGCGGCGTAGGAAAAACGACTACAGCAGTAAATCTGGCTGCCAGTCTAGCGGTGGCAGAACAGCGCACGTTGCTGGTGGACATGGATCCCCAGGGCAATGCCAGCAGCGGGGTAGGGGTCGACAGCCGCGGCCTGGCTGAAACGATTTATCCGGTACTGCTGGATGAGGCACTTCTGTCCGAAGTTATTCGTCGCACTGACCTTGGGGGTCTTCATCTGGTTGCAGCCAATACCGATCTTATCGGGGCCGAACTGGAGTTGGTTGCCCTGGATGACCGTGAAACCTGTCTGCAACGCGCCCTGCTTGAGGTGATGGATGATTATGATTATGTTCTCATTGACTGTCCACCCTCGCTTGGCCTGCTGACCGTCAACGCGCTGGTGGCGGCTCATCAGGTTCTTGTCCCGCTGCAATGTGAATACTACGCCATGGAGGGCTTAGGCCACCTGACTAAAACCATTGAATTGATCAGACAGCAGCTCAATCCGAGACTGATTTTAGAGGGTATTGTTCTGACCATGTTCGATCAACGTAATAATCTGTCGCATCTGGTCAGCGAGGAGGCGAGACAGCATTTTGGCCGAAGTGTTTATGATACCGTTATTCCGCGTAATGTGCGTTTGTCGGAGGCGCCCAGCCACGGACAACCGGTGCTGCTGTACGATATTGGCTCAAAAGGGGCTCAGGCTTATATGCAGTTAGCTGAGGAATTTCTCAGGAGGTGTGCACATGGCGAAAAGACCCGCGTTAGGTAAGGGGATGGGGGCTTTGCTGGCAGGCGTGGCCGATCAGCGAGAGGGAAATTATTTTCTATGTCCGATCGAAGAACTCCGCCCACACGGCCAGCAACCGCGCAAGTCGTTCGATGACGAACGGTTGCAGGAACTGGTGGCCTCGATCCGGGAAAAGGGCGTGATTCAGCCTCTGGTGGTTCGGCGGGTAGAGGATCACTACCAGATTATCGCCGGCGAACGACGCTGGCGAGCGGCGCAGAAGGCTGGTCTGAGCGAGATTCCCGTTACGATTCAGAACGTCAGTGAGGATTGGGCTCTGGAAATCGCTCTGATTGAGAATATCCAGCGCGAAGATCTCAATCCGATCGAAGAAGCCAACGCCTACCGTAACCTGATTGAGAACTTTGATCTGTCGCAGGAGGATGTGGCTCGCCGTGTTGGCAAGAGCCGTTCGACGGTTACCAATGCCTTGCGCTTGCTGCGCTTGCCAGAAACGATTCAGCAGGAGGTCTTGAGTGGCCAGTTAAGCATGGGTCATGCCCGGGCGTTGCTGAGTCTGAATGAACCGGAAGATATGCTGGAGGCCAGCCAGCAGATCATTAAAAAGCAACTGTCCGTACGGGAAACGGAGGCTCTGGTAAAAAAAATCCAAGCATTCGAGGGGGGCGGTGCGGCGAAAGTAAAAGCCTCGGTAGCAAGTTTGTCCGCCGAATTGGAACAGTTGCAGGATATCCTGCGCAAGAATCTTGGCACCCAGGTGCGTATCCGGCCGGGCGGGGCAGGTGGCCGCATCGAAATTCATTACACTAACAGCAGTGAATTACAGCGCTTGCTTGATTTTATGAACGTTGTCTAGGAGTAGCTCCGCGTGGGAAAAACAGTCCGGCCGCAGCTGCCGCTGCTGTTTAACTGGCTGCTGAAAAGTCACCTCCGGGCTTTTTCAACGACGTAAGCCGCTGAAGCCATGCTTTCCGTCTTGCTCACAAAGTCAATCAATAGCAGGGTAAGGATTGATTTAGTGAGCCCTGTAAGGGACTCCAGGGGCTGATTCTGAACAGCCTGTTAATGCCGCTGAACAGGGTCGACGGGGATCGGGTGCTTGGAAAACGATTACAGGTTCTGGCCGCAGTGACTGGGGTGCGATGGGCTGGACGGCTACGATCAGGAGCCGCCCCCCCGATGGCGGAAGAAGAATGAAACTGCCTGATTGCTCTATAAAATTCTTGACTTACTACAAAACACTGTGTTAGGAATGCCCTGCTCTGCCCTGCAGGGTTTTTTTATGTATTCACTGGCAGCAAGCGCGAAAACTGGGAACAAAAAACGAAACGAGGTACCGCAGTGATCAGCATTGATTGGACCCTATTGGTGCAGTTTGTCAACTTCCTGGTGCTTATGGCCGTACTCAATGTCCTGCTGTACCGTCCGCTGCGGCGTGTTATGGCTGAAAGGCAGCAGGCAATCGACGGTGGCCATCAGAAAGCACGCGATCTGGAAGCGTCGATCAACGAGAAAATGGAACGCTACCAGAATCAGCTGACCCAGGCCAAGGTTGAAGGTAGCCAGCAGGCTGCCGCCCTGCGCGCCGAGGCCGCTCAGGAAGAAAGCCGTTTGCTGAGCGCAGCCCGCGACGAAGCTGGTCAGCGGCTGGAACAGCTCAAGGGCGCTGTTGCACAGGAAGCTGAACGGGCCCGCAAAGGTCTCAAGAAGGATGCAGAAGGCTTGGCGGCGTCGATCGCCAGCAAGGTTCTGGGGAGAAATGTGAAATGATGTCGCTTGCCCGTATCAACAAGATATGTCGGCCCGTCGTGCTGGGTTCGGCTGCCCTGATCGTCGCTGCTGGTGTCAGCTATGCTTCCGGTGATGCACATCATGCGGATAGTGGTGTGTTGCTGAAGGACTTTCTTTACCGTGTCTTCAATTTCAGTATAACCGTTGGTGTACTGGTCTATTTTGTGGCCCGGCCCCTGAAGAAGGCGCTGAGCGGCCGTCGTGAAGGCATTGAAAAAGCTTTGCGCGAGGCTCAGGAAACTGCCGCTGCCGCCGAAGCCAAATTTGCCGAATACGATGCCAAGCTCAGTCGTGCCGCAGAAGAGATTGTGACGCTTAAGGCAACACTGCAGGCGGAAGCCGTGGCCGAGAAGGAGCGTCTGGTGGCCCAGGCCAGGGCAGCAGCCGACCAGATTCGTCAGGAGGCGGGTAAGACCGCCGAAAGCGAAGTGGCACGGGCACGACTGCTGCTGCAGCAGGAAGCTGCTGGCCTGGCTGTGGAACTGGCAACGGATCTGCTGAAGAAAAACTTCACCCGGGAGGATCAGGCCCGCCTGGTCGAGGAATACAAGATTAAAGTGGGAGAATTGCATTGAGTACCAGCGCGATTTCAAAACGGTACGCCCAGGCTCTGGTGGAGCTGGCGGCGGAGCAGGAACTGGTCGAGCAGACCGGGACAGAGCTGGAAGCTGTTACCGCGCTGCTGGCGCGGGAGCGCGCTTTGCGCCTGCTGATGGAAAGTCCGACCCTGGCCACAGAAAAAAAGCAGGCGATTTTTGCCGACATCGCCGACAAGATACAGCTCAGCGCGATTATGCGCAACTTTGTCGGATTGTTGGTCCAAAAGGATCGCATGCGTTATGTGAAGCAAATCACGACGGATTACCGCGCTTTGGCCGATGCCCGTTCCGGCATTGTGCGGGCGCTGGTGACCTCGGCGACAAAGCTGACCAAGAACCAGGCCGATCTCATCAGGCAGGGACTGGAACAGCAGACCGGTTGCACGGTTGATCTGCAACTGGAGGTGGATTCGAGCCTGATCGGTGGCTTGAAGGCCCAGGTGGGCGACAAGGTTTTTGACGGCAGCATCAAGACCCAGCTCAATCGGATTGAAGATACCTTAAAGAAGGGGTAAGCGGACTCATGGAAATCAAAGCAGAAGAAATCAGCGCGATTATCAAGAAGCAGATCGAGAATTTCGGCCGTGAGGTTGAAGTCAGCGAGACCGGCAGCATCATCTCTGTGGGCGACGGTATTGCTCGTATTCACGGTCTGGATAAGGCCATGTCCGGTGAGTTGCTGGAGTTTCCCGGCAACACCATGGGGATGGTACTCAACCTGGAAGAAGACAATGTCGGCGCCGCCATTCTGGGGGATTCCGAACATATCAAGGAAGGCGATACCGTCAAGCGTACTGAGCGCATCGTTCAGGTACCGGTTGGTGAAAGTCTGATTGGTCGCGTAGTTAATGGTATTGGTCTGCCGATTGATGGCAAGGGCGAAATCAAGTCTGATCATTACAGCCAGGTCGAAATCAAGGCCCCGGGTATCGTTGCTCGTAAATCGGTTCACGAGCCGATGCAGACCGGTCTGAAAGCTATTGATGCCATGGTTCCTATCGGCCGCGGACAGCGCGAACTGATCATTGGCGACCGTCAAACCGGCAAGACGGCAGTGGCCATTGACACCATCATCAACCAAAAGGGCCAAGACGTTATCTGTATTTATGTCGCCATCGGCCAGAAGCGGTCAACGGTCGCCCAGGTGGTTGACAAGCTCAAGCAGCACGGTGCCATGGATTACACCATTATCGTTGCCGCCACTGCTTCCGATCCGGCCCCGCTGCAGTTCATTGCACCCTATACCGGTGTCACCATGGGTGAGTTCTTCCGCGACAACGGCCGCCATGCACTGATCATCTATGATGATCTGTCCAAGCAGGCTGTTGCCTACCGCCAGCTGTCACTGCTGCTGCGTCGTCCGCCTGGACGTGAGGCTTTTCCCGGTGACGTATTCTATCTGCACAGCCGCCTGCTTGAACGTGCGGCCAAGCTCAATGACAACCTCGGCGCCGGTTCGTTGACCGCGTTGCCAATTATCGAGACCCAGGCCGGTGACGTTTCTGCTTATATCCCGACCAACGTGATCTCGATTACAGACGGCCAGATCTTCCTCGAAACCGATCTGTTCTATTCCGGTGTGCGTCCGGCCATCAACGTCGGTCTGTCGGTCTCCCGCGTCGGCGGCAGTGCCCAGATCAAGGCCATGAAGCAAGTGGCCGGTACCCTGCGTCTGGCTCTGGCTCAGTATCGTGAAATGGCGGCTTTTGCTCAGTTCGGATCAGACCTCGATGCGGCTACCCAGCGCCAGCTGCAGCGCGGTGAGCGTCTGGTCGAGATTCTCAAGCAGGGGCAGTATCAGCCGCTGCCGGTAGCCCAGCAGATTGTGGTGATTTACGCTGCCAATAATGGCTATGTTGATGCCTATCCGACTCAGGCCATCCGCCGTTATGAAGCCGAGCTGTTGTCGTTCATGGCGACCAAGCATGGTGATATCATGAATGATCTGACGACGAAAAAGGCCATCGATGCCGATCTGCAAGGTCGTATCAAGGCAGCACTGGAAGAATTTAAGGGCCAGTTTGTTGCCTAACAGCTTTAATCCGAGGGTGCTCTGATGGCAAATCTGAAGGATATCAAGAAGCGGATCGGCACGGTTAAAAACACGCAGCAGATTACCAAGGCTATGAAAATGGTGTCTGCCGCGAAGCTGCGTCGTGCCCAGGACGCTGTTGTCGCTGCCCGGCCCTATGCCGACAAGATGGCCGAAGTTCTGGCCAGCATGGCCTCGCGCGAACTCGAACAGAGTCATCCGTTGCTCGAACAACGTGAAAAAAAGCGTGCTCTGGTTCTGGTGGTTACAGCAGACCGCGGTCTGTGCGGTGGTTTCAACAGCAATATCGCCAAGGCTGCCGAGGCTTTTGCCCGTGCTAACGAGGTGGATTTTGAGGAAATCGCTCTGCGTATAGTCGGCCGCAAGGGCAATGAGATGCTCAAACGCCGCGCCGGTCTGGTGATTGACAAGGTCTATGAAAACATCACCGGGCACATAAGCTATGCCACTGCGGCGTTGCTGGGTCAGGAAATCGTGTCGGACTACGAAGCCGCCCTGTACGACTCGGTGTACGTTTTATATAACCGGTTTAACAGTGCGATCAGCCAGGAAGTCACGTTGACCCAATTGTTGCCGATCCAGCCGGAACCTGTGGTGGAAGACACCTACATGGCCGATTACATCTACGAGCCAGGTTGCGCTGAGGTGCTGTCGTCGATTCTGCCGAAATATGTCGAGGTGCAGATCTTTCGCTCGCTGCTCGAATCGGTGGCGTCGGAGCATGGTGCCCGCATGAGCAGCATGGACAATGCCAGCAAGAACGCGGCGGAGATGATCAATAAGCTGACCCTGCAGTACAACCGGGCTCGTCAGGCAGCCATCACCACCGAGCTGATGGAGATCATTTCCGGCGCTGAGTCGATCAAATAACGTCTACCCGTCTTCGCTCCACCCCGTGGGTGCCAAAGGAGTTTTAGATCATGAATAAGGGAAAAATTGTACAGGTCATCGGCCCAGTCGTTGACGTTCAGTTTGAAGCCGGCAAACTGCCTGAAATCTATCACGCTGTTAAAATCACCAATCCCTCCCTTGGTGGTGGCGAGTGGAATCTGGTGTGTGAGGTTGCGCAGCATCTGGGCGAAAATACCGTCCGGACCATTGCCATGGACTCCACCGAGGGTCTGGTGCGTGGCCAGGAGGTTTTGTCCACGGGCAAGCAGATCGTCATGCCGGTTGGTCGCAAAACCCTTGGCCGCATTCTTAACGTGGTTGGTGAGCCCGTCGACGAGGCTGGACCGGTCAATGCTGACAAGGAATGGGAAATTCACCGGCCAGCGCCGGCTTTTGTCAACCAGTCGACCAAGGTTGAGTCCTTTGAAACCGGTATCAAGGTCATCGACCTGCTTGCTCCCTATGCCCGTGGCGGCAAGATTGGTCTGTTCGGCGGTGCCGGCGTCGGCAAAACCGTTCTGATCATGGAACTGATCAACAATATCGCCCAGCAGCATGGCGGTTTTTCCGTATTTGCCGGCGTTGGCGAGCGTACCCGTGAAGGCAACGACCTGTGGCAGGAAATGAAGGAATCCGGCGTTCTCGATAAGGCAGCGCTGATTTATGGCCAGATGAACGAGCCCCCTGGCGCCCGTGCCCGAGTGGCATTGTCGGCGCTGACCGTGGCGGAATATTTTCGCGACGAGGAGAATCAGGATGTGTTGCTGTTTGTTGACAACATCTTCCGTTTCACTCAGGCAGGTTCCGAGGTTTCGGCACTGCTTGGCCGCATTCCGTCGGCTGTCGGTTATCAGCCGACACTCAGCACCGAAATGGGCGAGCTGCAGGAGCGCATTACCACCACGGACAAGGGCTCGATTACCTCGGTCCAGGCCATTTACGTTCCGGCGGACGACCTGACCGACCCGGCTCCGGCAACGGCTTTCGCCCACCTTGACGCCACGACCGTTCTTTCCCGTCAGATTGCTGAACTCGGTATCTATCCGGCGGTGGATCCTCTCGACTCTTCCAGCCGTATTCTTGATCCTCAGGTCGTCGGCGAAGAGCACTATCAGCTGGCGCGTGACGTGCAGTATGTTTTGCAGCGCTACAAGGATCTACAGGACATCATCGCGATTCTCGGTATGGATGAGCTTTCCGAGGAGGACAAGCTGGTGGTTGCCCGTGCCCGCAAGATCCAGCGTTTCCTGTCGCAGCCGTTCCATGTGGCTGAAGCCTTTACCGGTACGCCGGGTAAATACGTCGAGCTGAAGGATACCATTCGCGGCTTCCGTGAAATTGTTGATGGCAAGCACGATAGCGTGCCCGAGCAGGCCTTCTATCTGGTGGGCACCATTGAAGAGGCGCTGGAAAAAGCAAAATCGATGGCTGCAGCCTGATCGTGTGCGTACAGGGACGGCACCTTGCCCTCCTGCTAAGATAAAGGAAATCGCTCATGGCTGAAAAAATGAAACTGGAAATGGTGACGCCCTATAAAAAGGTGCTGTCAGAGGAGGTTGACGAGATCATCGCGCCTGGCATTGTGGGCGAGTTGGGTCTACTTCCTGGCCATACCCCTCTGCTGACGACCCTGAAGATAGGTGAGCTGACCTATCGCAAAAATGGTGCTGCCTTTCATGTGGCGGTCAATTGGGGCTATCTTGAAGTTGAGGACGATACGGTCACGGTTTTGGCCGAAACGGCCGAGCCGGCCGACGAGATTGACCTGGCACGGGCTCAGGCCGCACTGGGACGGGCAGAAATCGCCCTGAAGACCCTGACGCCGGAAGACAAGAACTACCGGATCATGGAGGCCGCGCTGGAACGGGCTCTGATTCGTATCCAGGTGGCGGGCAAGAAGGTGCGCTAGTCCGACCTTCTGCTATCAGCGCGTGGCATGCAAGACGGCATTTCCTGAACAGGGAGTGCCGTCTTTTTTCTTGGCAGGTTGTATCGGGCAGAAGCGGTTCGGGTAGCGTTGCAAATAGAACTTGCCTTTACGGATGTATACTGTATACACTAAAAACCGTTACCGGAACGATCAATACAGTTTCGCCTGCTGCAGGCGGAAGGAAACAGTTCTTCATGAAGAATAAGTCTATCGAACGTCATCAGACGCTGCGCGAGAAAATTCTCGAAAGTATCCGTGATGCTATTTTGCGGGGTAGCCTGCGGGCTGGCGAGCGGGTATCCGAGCCTGAACTGGCGGAACGCTATGGTATCAGTCGCACTCCGATCCGGGAGGCCTTTCGTCAGCTGGAATCGGAAGGCTATCTGACCGTGGTGCCGCGCAAAGGCGCGGTCGTGACGGCGCTGTCCGAACGGGATGTTGAGGAGTTTTATTCAATCAAAAGTATTCTTGAGGGTTATGCTGCTAATCTGGCAGCGCAGCGCCTGAGCGACAAGGATATTGAAAAACTTGAAGCGATCAACAACCGGTTGGCCAAGCTGGCTTCTGCTGGGGATGTGAAAACCTTTTTTCGCGTTCACAATGAGTTTCATGAACACTTTATCCGAGCGTCTGGCAACTCCCGCCTGCTGGAGTTGATCCAGCAGTTGCTCAAGAAGTTTGACCGCCTGCGCATTGCCTCTTTATCGCTGCCCGGCCGCATGGAGATTTCGGTGCAGGAGCATCGCAAGATCATTGATGCCTTTCGTCAGCGCGACAGCGAAACAGCTGATCTTCTCGTTCGCAAGAACGCGGCCTATGGTGGTCAGGTGTTGATCCAGAGTATGAATAATGATTAGCATCGTATAGCGCCTGTCCACCAGGAGGGGTGCAGCCAAGGTGCGACAGGTTGGCACAGCGCGCAGACCGGATCAACATGTAATCTTCAGGAACGTCACCGGCACAGAGCCTTAGGTGGCGTTTTTTCGTTGGGAGCGATGGGGAGCAATTCAGTGCCGAAAGCTGGCGGTTGCTGACAAAGGAATTCAGGGGCGAAAGCGGGGACAGTGCTCGATCAGATAGACAGCGACGCCAAAGAGGACGAGTGCGCCGGCGAGGCTCAGGCCGAAGGAAAGGGCAAGTTCCAGTTCACCAAAGCCGAGCAGGGCGTGACGGAAACCGTCGAGCAGATAGAGCAGTGGATTGCACAGGGACAGTTTCTGCCACAGCGGCGGCAGAATCGAGACGGGATAGAAGACGCCACCCAGAAAGATCAGCGGCAGCAGCACAAAATTGATATACATGGACAGACCATCAAAACTGTTGGCAAACAGTCCGGCGATCAGTCCCAGCAGGGCGAACAGGAAGCTGGCCAGTAGTGCCATCAGGGCGGCCAGAAAGGGATGGCTCCAGGGTAGCGGGGTGAAAATGCGGGCGATTAGGCCAACGGCTGTGCCCACCAGCATGCCCCGCAGCATGGCTGCCAGACAATAGGCCGCAACGATTTGGCAGGCAGATAATGGCAGAACGAGCAGGTCGGCGATGCTGCCGAGATGGCGTGACATGAACAGCGATGAGGAGGTGTTGGAAAAAGCGTTGTTGATAATGCCCATCAGGATCAGTCCGGGAGTAACAAACTGGACATAGCTGAAACCATCGACAACGCTGATGCGCTGGCCCAGGGT
Encoded proteins:
- the atpG gene encoding ATP synthase F1 subunit gamma; this encodes MANLKDIKKRIGTVKNTQQITKAMKMVSAAKLRRAQDAVVAARPYADKMAEVLASMASRELEQSHPLLEQREKKRALVLVVTADRGLCGGFNSNIAKAAEAFARANEVDFEEIALRIVGRKGNEMLKRRAGLVIDKVYENITGHISYATAALLGQEIVSDYEAALYDSVYVLYNRFNSAISQEVTLTQLLPIQPEPVVEDTYMADYIYEPGCAEVLSSILPKYVEVQIFRSLLESVASEHGARMSSMDNASKNAAEMINKLTLQYNRARQAAITTELMEIISGAESIK
- a CDS encoding ParA family protein, which encodes MAATILAIANQKGGVGKTTTAVNLAASLAVAEQRTLLVDMDPQGNASSGVGVDSRGLAETIYPVLLDEALLSEVIRRTDLGGLHLVAANTDLIGAELELVALDDRETCLQRALLEVMDDYDYVLIDCPPSLGLLTVNALVAAHQVLVPLQCEYYAMEGLGHLTKTIELIRQQLNPRLILEGIVLTMFDQRNNLSHLVSEEARQHFGRSVYDTVIPRNVRLSEAPSHGQPVLLYDIGSKGAQAYMQLAEEFLRRCAHGEKTRVR
- the atpA gene encoding F0F1 ATP synthase subunit alpha, which produces MEIKAEEISAIIKKQIENFGREVEVSETGSIISVGDGIARIHGLDKAMSGELLEFPGNTMGMVLNLEEDNVGAAILGDSEHIKEGDTVKRTERIVQVPVGESLIGRVVNGIGLPIDGKGEIKSDHYSQVEIKAPGIVARKSVHEPMQTGLKAIDAMVPIGRGQRELIIGDRQTGKTAVAIDTIINQKGQDVICIYVAIGQKRSTVAQVVDKLKQHGAMDYTIIVAATASDPAPLQFIAPYTGVTMGEFFRDNGRHALIIYDDLSKQAVAYRQLSLLLRRPPGREAFPGDVFYLHSRLLERAAKLNDNLGAGSLTALPIIETQAGDVSAYIPTNVISITDGQIFLETDLFYSGVRPAINVGLSVSRVGGSAQIKAMKQVAGTLRLALAQYREMAAFAQFGSDLDAATQRQLQRGERLVEILKQGQYQPLPVAQQIVVIYAANNGYVDAYPTQAIRRYEAELLSFMATKHGDIMNDLTTKKAIDADLQGRIKAALEEFKGQFVA
- a CDS encoding ATP synthase F0 subunit B, whose translation is MMSLARINKICRPVVLGSAALIVAAGVSYASGDAHHADSGVLLKDFLYRVFNFSITVGVLVYFVARPLKKALSGRREGIEKALREAQETAAAAEAKFAEYDAKLSRAAEEIVTLKATLQAEAVAEKERLVAQARAAADQIRQEAGKTAESEVARARLLLQQEAAGLAVELATDLLKKNFTREDQARLVEEYKIKVGELH
- the mnmG gene encoding tRNA uridine-5-carboxymethylaminomethyl(34) synthesis enzyme MnmG, whose protein sequence is MSTYGKIYDVVIVGAGHAGCEAAFASARMGCSTLLLNLSLDAVAQMSCNPAIGGLAKSQLVREIDALGGEMALNIDQTGIQFRVLNTRKGPAVQALRAQADRRLYSLRMKQRLETCAGLDLKQGSVCRLLLDKDRICGVVTREGLVFRCRAVVLTTGTFMRGLIHVGLDHYAGGRAGEPPSEGLSDQLRSLGFDVGRLKTGTPPRLNRRSIDFSQTEEQPGDCPAPVFSSMSSAVVQHQVSCFITGTNERTHEEIRKGLDRSPLYSGVIEGVGPRYCPSIEDKVVRFPEKTCHQVFLEPEGLKTAEIYPNGVPTSLPADVQLAFLRTIPGLQQVEIMRPGYAIEYDYVNPVQLKPSLETKGVAGLFNAGQINGTSGYEEAGAQGLMAGLNAVRYVREQEPIVLRRDQGYIGVLLDDLVTLGATEPYRMFTSRAEYRLLLREDNADQRLTPLGRSLGLVDDSRWFRFEKKMQELSRAEELLEKCRLQPQEETIWRSVGLDELKNGMNLKTALRRPEIDINRLTGCFEELSSVDRQILRQLETEIKYAGYIERQKKQVEASRKLEAVRIPEDFDYRSINGLSREVVEKLQRVQPRNLRQAGMISGVTPAAVAILAVMLRRRSRERQTADV
- a CDS encoding ATP synthase F0 subunit B, with protein sequence MISIDWTLLVQFVNFLVLMAVLNVLLYRPLRRVMAERQQAIDGGHQKARDLEASINEKMERYQNQLTQAKVEGSQQAAALRAEAAQEESRLLSAARDEAGQRLEQLKGAVAQEAERARKGLKKDAEGLAASIASKVLGRNVK
- a CDS encoding ParB/RepB/Spo0J family partition protein, whose protein sequence is MAKRPALGKGMGALLAGVADQREGNYFLCPIEELRPHGQQPRKSFDDERLQELVASIREKGVIQPLVVRRVEDHYQIIAGERRWRAAQKAGLSEIPVTIQNVSEDWALEIALIENIQREDLNPIEEANAYRNLIENFDLSQEDVARRVGKSRSTVTNALRLLRLPETIQQEVLSGQLSMGHARALLSLNEPEDMLEASQQIIKKQLSVRETEALVKKIQAFEGGGAAKVKASVASLSAELEQLQDILRKNLGTQVRIRPGGAGGRIEIHYTNSSELQRLLDFMNVV
- the atpH gene encoding ATP synthase F1 subunit delta, with protein sequence MSTSAISKRYAQALVELAAEQELVEQTGTELEAVTALLARERALRLLMESPTLATEKKQAIFADIADKIQLSAIMRNFVGLLVQKDRMRYVKQITTDYRALADARSGIVRALVTSATKLTKNQADLIRQGLEQQTGCTVDLQLEVDSSLIGGLKAQVGDKVFDGSIKTQLNRIEDTLKKG
- the rsmG gene encoding 16S rRNA (guanine(527)-N(7))-methyltransferase RsmG encodes the protein MSEKLFFPLELSEQLQLKGQNSRIVALACERYMQELLNWNQKINLTAITDWAECWEKHIIDSLQLLEFLKGTERLLDLGSGAGLPGLVLALAVPQLQVTSLDKVEKKIRFQRHCQRLLQLNNVQVVAGRIEQQVSILENSFDVVVCRALNRLADFARLAQPFLVADGRLIAMKSTQVQAEIEQWRQEGGEETLTLVDVHEYRLPYSGAYRALVTLARRT